Within Kutzneria chonburiensis, the genomic segment GCTGCTCGCCAACGGACCTTGTCGTGAGCCCGCCGCCGGCGTGTTCGACCGAAACCAGCTCGCGCATGTCCCAGTGGTCGTCGTCGGTGGGTGGTGAGTTCCCGGCGAAAGCAATGCCACGATAGTTTGAGATCCACGTCACATTCGATGTGCGGCATGGTGACTGAGCGGACGTTGTCCCGGTCGGCGGTGGAAATCGAGTGTCGATCAGAACTCCGCCGGAACCATTCGGTGTGGCCGGCCGACCACCTACTACATGGACTGTCGGCGATACATGGAGGCGTTCTCGGCCTTGGCAGACGGAGAGGCGTCTACCGTGGAGGAGGTCGCCATCAGGATCCACCTCGGCCGCTGTGTGTCGTGCCGGGCGGCGGGCGCACGTATGACTGCGGCGCTGCAAAGCTTTGATGTGGTCTTGCCCGGTCTGACGGGGGATGCCCCGCGGTCGGACGGGGCCCATGAGCACGCTCGGTTCTGGCGACGGCCGAGCTGCGTGCCGGAATACGCTGTCGTTTGGAGCGTCGGCACGGCGGTGTGCGGCTGTAGGGCGGCCTGTGGGTGCGGTTGCCAGCACGGCGGGCTCTGCCAGTGCCGCCTCTCCGTGGCCTGAGCGCACTGCCGTCCGGAAGGCGATCGAGCGGGTGCGGGCGGCCACCGCGCCGTGCGGGGCTACGACTACATATTCGACGTGGAGCCCGTCGACCTGTGGTCGTCGGCCCGGCGTTCCAGGAACACGGTGTCGCGCCAGCGGCCGTGGTGCTGGGCGATGCGCTCGCGCACGCCGACCGTGCGGAAGCCGGACTGGCGGTGCAGGGCGAGGCTGGCCTTGTTCTCCGGGAAGATCGAGGTCTGCAACGTCCACAGGCCGGCGTCGTCGGCGGCGCAGACCTGCTGGCGCAGCAACGCTTTGCCGACGCCGCGACCCCGGAAACCGTCGCCGACGTACACCGAGGTTTCGCCGACGCCGGCATAGCACTCGCGGACCGAGACCGCCGTCGCGGCGGCCCAGCCGGCCACCTCGCCGTCGACCTCGGCCACCCAGCGGTGCTCGGGGAGCCACCGCTGCTCCAGGTAGTCCCGGGCCGGGACCTCGGTCTCGAAGGTGGCGTCGCCGGTGGCGATGCCCTCGCCGTAAATGCGCAGCACCGTCGGCCAGTCGGCCTCGCGTAGCGCCCGCACCGCGACGTCCGGTGGCGCTTCGGGGCAGCACGGCCGTGCCGCGAGCATGCCCATCACCGCGTCGGCGGCATGCGGCAGGCCGACGCAACACGCCTCGTTCACCGTCACCACCGAGGCGGTGCCGCGCTTCTGTACGACGACGAAACCGACCTTGGCCAGCCACTGCACGTGGTGCGAGCACGTCGACTGCCCGATGCCCAGCAGCTCGGTCAGCTCGCCGACGGTGATGCCGCCGGGCGAGGTCGCCACGGCGTGCAGCAGCCGCACACGGGTCGGCTCGGCCAGGCAGCTGAACCAGTGCGCATACCGGGCGGCTTCCTCGGGGTCGAGCAGGCGGCGCTGCTCCTCGAACGTCGTCACCAGCCAAGTATCTATCCAGATCGATGGTTGCGTCCATTCATCGATCTGGATAGATTGAGTCGCATTGGATTGATGAACGTCAATGCAAGGGGTGAGGGATGGACGAGTTGCCCGTTGCCGTGGTCGGGGCCGGCCCGGTGGGCCTGGCCGCGGCGGCGCACCTGGTCGAGCGCGGCCTGACGCCGCTGGTGCTCGAAGCCGGGCCGCGTGCCGGTCACGCGGTGGCGCAGTGGAACCACGTGCGCCTGTTCTCGTCCTGGTCGGAGCTGGTCGACCCGGCGGCCGGACGGCTGCTGGAGCCGACCGGCTGGCAGCAACCCGCCGCCCAGGAGTACCCGACGGGCGCGCAGTGGGCGCAGCAGTACCTGGTGCCGCTGGCCGAGGCGCTCGGCGACCGCGTGCGGTTCGGCACTCGGGTCGTCGGCGTCGCTCGACGGGGCCGGGACCGCGTGGTCGACGCCGGCCGCGAGAGTGAACCGCTGACCGTGCACGTCGAGACCGAGCACGGCGAGGAGCGCATCACCGCCCGTGCGGTCATCGACGCCTCCGGCACGTTCGGCGAGCCCAACCCGCTGGGCGGTGACGGGCTGCCGGCCGTCGGCGAGCGCGCGGCGGCCGACCGCATCGTCTACCGGGTGCCCGACCTCGCCGACCCGTTGGTACGCCAGCGTTATGCCGGCAAGCGCATCGCCATCGCCGGGGCCGGCCACTCGGCGCTGACCGCCCTGGTCGCGTTGGCCGGTCTGGCCGAGGAGCACCCCGGCACCCAGATCCTGTGGCTGCTGCGGCGGGGTGCTACCGGCGCGGTCTTTGGCGGCGGCGACGCCGACCAGTTGCCGGCCCGCGGCGCGCTTGGCCAACGGGCGAAAGCCGCTGCCGAGGCCGGGCCCGTCCAGGTCGTCACGGGCTTCCGGACCGCCGAGGTGGAGGCCGGTGCCGACGGCGTCGTGTTGGTGTCGCAGGACGGCCACAAGCTGGAGCTGGTGGACGAGGTCGTGGTGCTGACCGGGTTCCGGCCTGATTTGAGCTGGCTGTCCGAGGTCCGGCTTGACCTCGACCCCGTGTTGCAGGCCCCACGGACGCTCGCGCCGCTGATCGACCCGAACGTCCACTCCTGCGGAACCGTCTACCCGCACGGCGCTCGCGAACTCACCCAGCCCGAGCCGAACGTCTACCTGGTCGGCATGAAGAGCTACGGCCGTGCGCCGACGTTTCTGGCCATGACCGGCTACGAGCAGGTCCGCAGCGTTGTCGCGGCCATTGCCGGCGACCACGAATCCGCCGCCCGCGTCGAGCTGACGCTGCCCGACACCGGCGTGTGCGGCGGTGCCGGCGTGTTCGACGAGCCGGAGCAGGTCGTCGGCGGGGGCTGCTGCGGTCCCGTCGGGCCGGTGGCCGTGTCGATCGGCGAGGCCCGCTGAACGCGTCGCGGCCAGTCGCGCAGCCCGGTGCCAGGGGGACCGGGCTGCGCGGCGTGCTCTACTACGCCTTCCCGGTGCTAGCGCCGGCCATCGCCGCCGACACCGGCTGGTCGGCGGCGATGGTGACCGGCGCGTTTCGCTCAGCCAGCTCGTCGCCGGCTGTGCTGCTGGTGCTCGTTACGGTCCTTGTCGGCGCCGTGCGCGGCATCTTCACGCTGGTGCAGGCGACAGCGGTGTCCGACCGGTGGGGGCCACCGGGATCGCGCTCGCCTGAACGCTGACGCTGGCGGATCGATCACGCGTTTGCCAACCCGCCGACGTCGGCCACGCTGGTCGGCGGCCGCACTGCCAGGAGCCTCGTCGCCGAGATCGCCACTCGCCTTCGGGCCGGCCGCCCTGCTACCGTCTGAATCGACAAATTTCGATTCAAGGGAGCGGGGATGACCGAGTCGGTCGCCGATCGGCAGCATGACCAGGCCGTGATGGGCAAACTGTCCACCCTGGACCGGTTCCTGCCGGCCTGGATCATCCTGGCCATGGTCGCCGGCCTCGGGCTCGGCCGGCTGATTCCCGGCCTGAACGCCGCGCTGGACGCGGTCAAGGTCGGCTCCGTGTCGCTGCCGATCGCGCTGGGCCTGCTGCTGATGATGTACCCCGTGCTGGCCAAGGTCCGCTACAACAAGCTGGACTCCGTCACCGGCGACAAGAAGCTGCTGGTCTCCTCGATCCTGCTCAACTGGGTCCTCGGCCCGGCCGTGATGTTCGCCCTGGCCTGGCTGCTGCTGCCCGACCTGCCCGAGTACCGCACCGGGCTGATCATCGTCGGGCTGGCCCGCTGCATCGCGATGGTGCTGATCTGGAACGACCTGGCCTGCGGCGACCGCGAGGCCGCCGCCGTGCTGGTCGCGCTGAACTCGGTGTTCCAGATCATCGCCTTCGCCGGCCTTGGCTACTTCTACCTCCAGGTGCTGCCCGGCTGGCTCGGGCTGCCGCAGTCCGCGCTGCACGTGTCCGTGTGGGACATCGCCCAGTCCGTGCTGATCTTCCTGGGAATCCCTTTGCTGCTGGGTTTCCTGACCCGCACGATCGGCGAGCGCGGCAAGGGGCGCGTCTGGTACGAGAACGCGCTGCTGCCCAAGATCGGGCCGTTCGCCTTGTACGGCTTGCTGTTCACTATCGTCGTGCTGTTCGCCTTGCAGGGTGGCACGATCACCTCGCGCCCGCTCGACGTGGCCCGCATCGCGCTGCCGCTGTTGGTCTACTTCGGACTGATGTGGGGCCTGTCGTTCCTGTTCGGCAAGCGCGTCGGCTTGGGCTACGAGCGGTCCACCACGCTGGCGTTCACCGCGGCCGGCAACAACTTCGAGCTGGCCATCGCCGTGGCGATCGGCGTGTTCGGCGTGACGTCTGGACAGGCCCTGGCCGGCGTCGTCGGCCCGCTGATCGAGGTGCCGGTGCTCGTCGCCCTGGTCTACGTCTGCTTGTGGGCGCGCCGTTTCTTTCCCGCCTGAGCTACTGGCAGCGGGACTCGCGTCCCGGCTCGTCCACCAGTGGGCCGCCGGGGCGCAGCAACGCCTCCAGCGCGTGCAGCGGTTCCGGCAGCAGTCGGTACCAACTCCAGGTGCCGCGTCGCTGCCGGGCCAGGATGCCGGCCTTGACCAGCACGCTGAGGTGGTGGCTCAGCGTCGGCTGCGGCATGTCGAACTCGGGCGCCAGGTCGCAGAAGCACGCCTCGTCGCCGGTCGAGCGGCGGATCAGCGAGAGCAGGCGGATACGGACCGGGTCCGACAATGCCTTGAACAGCTGCGCGGCCCGCTCCGCGGCGGCGTCGTCGACCTCGGCCGCCGGCCGGGTCAACGACAACGTCACCGGGACGGCGTTGGTGTGCTTGGGGGCTGCCACCCGTCCATCATCCCCGTTCCCGCTGAATTGACAAACTTCGATTCAGCTGCTGTCGTTCGTATCGACAGATCTCGATTCAGGTCAAGGAGCACCACCGTGGCCCACACTCCTGAAGTGCTGTTCGTCTGCGTGCACAACGCCGGCCGCTCCCAGATGGCCGCCGCGCTGCTCCACCACTACGCGATGGGCCGCGTCGCCGTGCGCTCCGCCGGCTCGGAGCCCGCCGAGAAGGTCAACCCAGCCGCCGCGGCCGCTGTGGCCGAGTGGGGGCTGGACATCACCGCCGAGGTGCCGAGCAAGCTGTCGGTCGACGACGTCGAGGCGTCCGACGTCGTGATCACCATGGGCTGCGGCGACACCTGCCCGGTCTTCCCCGGCAAGCGCTACCTGGACTGGAAGCTCGACGACCCCGCCGGGCAGGACGTCGACGCCGTCCGGCCCATCCGCGACGAGATCGACCGCCGTGTCCGCGCCCTGCTCGCCGAGCTGCTTCACGACTGAGAAAAGGAGTCTGCCCTGCGCCTGGTGGTCGTCGGCGGCAGCGACGCCGGCATCAGCGCGGCCCTGCGGGTTCAGGAACTCGACCCCGCCGCCGACGTGACGGCAGTTCCGGTGGTCATACGCGGAAGTCGAGGGTTCGGACTTCTAGGCCTAGTTCGGTGAAGACGAGGTAGAGGTCGTGCCGGCCGCGGCGGGGGCGAAGGGGGATGGCGACGGGGGAAGAGGAGCCGGCGGGGACGTGGGCGGTGCCGAGGAGGGGGCCGTCCGGTGTGTCGAGGCGGAGCTCGACGGCGGCGGTGGTCTGGGCGGTGTTGGTGACGGAAAGGTCGCACGTGCGGCAACTGGTGAGGTCGTAGCCGCGGTAGGCGGCCCAACCGCCGGGGCGGACGGCGGTGATGACGCTGTCGCGGTCGCAGGGGAGCTCGGCCAGGCGCACGCCGGAGGCGTCGTCGAAAGAGCGTGCGCCCAGGGTGGTGTCGGCCAACGCGCGAGGGGGTAGTGAGGTTCCCTCGACGGTGAGGACGGCGGTGGCTGATGAGGTGTTGGTGAAGACCTCATGCTGTGCGGATTCGATCACCCAGCGCTCGGCGGCGACGTCCCAGAAGGCGAGATCGTTGGCGCGTAAGCGAAAGACGACGTGCTTGGTTGCGCGGGCGGGTAGCCACACTCGGCGGAAGGCGCGCAGCTGACGGCGGGGCTGTTTGACCTGGGAGGCGAGCTGCCTGGTGTAGAGCTGCACAACCTCGGCACAGTCACGGAACCCGGTGTTGCGTACTTCTACGGTGACCGTCGTGCCGCCGTCGGCGTCGATCGCCGAGGTGTCCAACTGGACCGGGCCGTGGGTGAACGTCGTGTAGGACAAGCCATGCCCGAACGGGAACAGCGCGTCCTCGTGGTAGAGGTACGTGATGTTGGTGGCGATGATGTCGCCGTCGAGTTCGGCCGGCAGCTCCTCGGCCGTGCGGTACCAGGTCTGCGGCAGCCGCCCGGTCGGGGCGTAGTCGCCGAGCAGCACCTCGGCCAGGGCCGTGCCGGCGGTCGGCCCGTCGTGCGCCGTCCACAGCATGGCCGGCAGGTGCTCGGCCGCCCACGCCAAGGCGTAGGGATGGCTGCTGGACACGACGAGCACCGTGTTGGGATTGGCGGTGCGGACTGCTTGCAGCAGTCGTTGCTGACCGTCGCTCAGTGCCAGGGTCGTGCGCTCGACGCGGCGTCGGCTGCCCACCATCAGCACGACCACGTCGGCGCTGCGGGCCACGAGCGCGGCCTGCTCGAGATCCTCGCCGTCGTGCCGGAGGACGTTGACCTTCTCGCCCAGCGCGCGGGCCAGCGTGTCGCCGGTCGACCCGATCACCGCCAACCGCACGCCCGGACCGGTCAGCAGCGGCAACAGGCCGTCGTTGTGAAGCAGCACAACGGATTCGCGGGCGGCTTCGAGTTCGAGCGCGCGGAGTTCCGTGCCGTCCACCGGTTCCGGACGTCGGTCGAACCGGACCCGGGTGAGCAGCACGCGCCGGGCCGCCTCGGTGATCGTTTCTTCCGACAGGTCGCCGCGCCGGTGGGCCGCGACGAGGTCGGCCGAGCGAGCACCGGTGCCGACGCAGAGGTCCGCGCCCAGCCGCAGAGCCGCGGCGGCGTCGAACTCGGGCCCGCTCACCTCGCACACCACGACGATCTCCCGGTCGCTCCACGGCCGGTAGACGTTCTTGATCAACCGGTGGGCCACCGTGGGGTACTCGTCGAACAGCTCCCACGGCAGCACCACACCGACCGCGCCGCCGGTCTCCATGGTGGCGCGCAGCGCCGGCCATTCGTGTTCGTTGAGCAGCCGCATGTTGAAGCCCGGCCGGGTGACGCAGCGCAGGGCGTCCACGCCCTTGCGGATCACCGGCGCGGTCCGGATCCGCTCCGGGTCGGGGCCGCGAAGGCCGAGCGTGAAGGCGCTGCCGAGCCGGGAGCACAGCAGTGGATCCTCGGCGTAGGCGGCCCGGCCGGGGCCTCGGCGCGGATCCTGCAGCGGCCGGCCGACCGGCGCAAGCGGCAGCGGTCCACTGCCGGCGGCCAGGTAGCTGCCGATCCGGCCGGCCAGCTCGGGATTCCAGGTGCTGCCAAGGGCCAGCGCCGGCGGCAGGTCGCCGCGAACGGCCACGGTCAGGCGCAGCTCGCACGCCGGCAGCCCGAGTTCCGGCACCGGCGGCTGGACCGGCTGGGTCAGCGCGATCTTCCGCTCGAGGTCCATCCCGGCGAGTACGTCCTGGACGATGCTGTCGTCAACGGCTGGTCGGAACGTGGTGGCTCCTTGTCGGATCAAGCCGCGTGCGCAATGCGCGCATCCTTGGCGTTATTCGAGTGAGCGTCGCACGCTATTCACGCGGTTGCCGGTCGTCAAGCGGCCGGCGGTGACTACCGCAGTGCCCGCGAGATCGACGACGCGGTCCGGGCCAGGCGTCGCGCCACGGCGGAGTCGCGCGACAGCACCGGCTCGATGTCGGATCCGGACACGCAGATGGCGCCGACCACGGCATTGTGGCGGTTATGGATGACGCAGGCCAG encodes:
- a CDS encoding zf-HC2 domain-containing protein: MEAFSALADGEASTVEEVAIRIHLGRCVSCRAAGARMTAALQSFDVVLPGLTGDAPRSDGAHEHARFWRRPSCVPEYAVVWSVGTAVCGCRAACGCGCQHGGLCQCRLSVA
- a CDS encoding helix-turn-helix domain-containing GNAT family N-acetyltransferase → MTTFEEQRRLLDPEEAARYAHWFSCLAEPTRVRLLHAVATSPGGITVGELTELLGIGQSTCSHHVQWLAKVGFVVVQKRGTASVVTVNEACCVGLPHAADAVMGMLAARPCCPEAPPDVAVRALREADWPTVLRIYGEGIATGDATFETEVPARDYLEQRWLPEHRWVAEVDGEVAGWAAATAVSVRECYAGVGETSVYVGDGFRGRGVGKALLRQQVCAADDAGLWTLQTSIFPENKASLALHRQSGFRTVGVRERIAQHHGRWRDTVFLERRADDHRSTGSTSNM
- a CDS encoding FAD-dependent oxidoreductase, translating into MDELPVAVVGAGPVGLAAAAHLVERGLTPLVLEAGPRAGHAVAQWNHVRLFSSWSELVDPAAGRLLEPTGWQQPAAQEYPTGAQWAQQYLVPLAEALGDRVRFGTRVVGVARRGRDRVVDAGRESEPLTVHVETEHGEERITARAVIDASGTFGEPNPLGGDGLPAVGERAAADRIVYRVPDLADPLVRQRYAGKRIAIAGAGHSALTALVALAGLAEEHPGTQILWLLRRGATGAVFGGGDADQLPARGALGQRAKAAAEAGPVQVVTGFRTAEVEAGADGVVLVSQDGHKLELVDEVVVLTGFRPDLSWLSEVRLDLDPVLQAPRTLAPLIDPNVHSCGTVYPHGARELTQPEPNVYLVGMKSYGRAPTFLAMTGYEQVRSVVAAIAGDHESAARVELTLPDTGVCGGAGVFDEPEQVVGGGCCGPVGPVAVSIGEAR
- the arsB gene encoding ACR3 family arsenite efflux transporter; amino-acid sequence: MTESVADRQHDQAVMGKLSTLDRFLPAWIILAMVAGLGLGRLIPGLNAALDAVKVGSVSLPIALGLLLMMYPVLAKVRYNKLDSVTGDKKLLVSSILLNWVLGPAVMFALAWLLLPDLPEYRTGLIIVGLARCIAMVLIWNDLACGDREAAAVLVALNSVFQIIAFAGLGYFYLQVLPGWLGLPQSALHVSVWDIAQSVLIFLGIPLLLGFLTRTIGERGKGRVWYENALLPKIGPFALYGLLFTIVVLFALQGGTITSRPLDVARIALPLLVYFGLMWGLSFLFGKRVGLGYERSTTLAFTAAGNNFELAIAVAIGVFGVTSGQALAGVVGPLIEVPVLVALVYVCLWARRFFPA
- a CDS encoding ArsR/SmtB family transcription factor — encoded protein: MAAPKHTNAVPVTLSLTRPAAEVDDAAAERAAQLFKALSDPVRIRLLSLIRRSTGDEACFCDLAPEFDMPQPTLSHHLSVLVKAGILARQRRGTWSWYRLLPEPLHALEALLRPGGPLVDEPGRESRCQ
- a CDS encoding arsenate reductase ArsC, encoding MAHTPEVLFVCVHNAGRSQMAAALLHHYAMGRVAVRSAGSEPAEKVNPAAAAAVAEWGLDITAEVPSKLSVDDVEASDVVITMGCGDTCPVFPGKRYLDWKLDDPAGQDVDAVRPIRDEIDRRVRALLAELLHD
- a CDS encoding glycoside hydrolase family 3 protein; amino-acid sequence: MDLERKIALTQPVQPPVPELGLPACELRLTVAVRGDLPPALALGSTWNPELAGRIGSYLAAGSGPLPLAPVGRPLQDPRRGPGRAAYAEDPLLCSRLGSAFTLGLRGPDPERIRTAPVIRKGVDALRCVTRPGFNMRLLNEHEWPALRATMETGGAVGVVLPWELFDEYPTVAHRLIKNVYRPWSDREIVVVCEVSGPEFDAAAALRLGADLCVGTGARSADLVAAHRRGDLSEETITEAARRVLLTRVRFDRRPEPVDGTELRALELEAARESVVLLHNDGLLPLLTGPGVRLAVIGSTGDTLARALGEKVNVLRHDGEDLEQAALVARSADVVVLMVGSRRRVERTTLALSDGQQRLLQAVRTANPNTVLVVSSSHPYALAWAAEHLPAMLWTAHDGPTAGTALAEVLLGDYAPTGRLPQTWYRTAEELPAELDGDIIATNITYLYHEDALFPFGHGLSYTTFTHGPVQLDTSAIDADGGTTVTVEVRNTGFRDCAEVVQLYTRQLASQVKQPRRQLRAFRRVWLPARATKHVVFRLRANDLAFWDVAAERWVIESAQHEVFTNTSSATAVLTVEGTSLPPRALADTTLGARSFDDASGVRLAELPCDRDSVITAVRPGGWAAYRGYDLTSCRTCDLSVTNTAQTTAAVELRLDTPDGPLLGTAHVPAGSSSPVAIPLRPRRGRHDLYLVFTELGLEVRTLDFRV